GGGTTCTATAACCTGGCCGTCTTCCGTCTGCATTACAAGACTTTTGCTTCCGTGAAGTACACCAAGAGTTCCTAAAAATGTAGTAGCTGCGGATTTTCCGGAATCTATTCCCAGACCACCGGCTTCAGCAGCAATGATTTTCACTTCTTTTTCTTCTACAAAATGATAGAAAGTTCCTGCTGCATTGCTTCCACCGCCTACACAGGCAATCACATAATCAGGGTTTTCTCTACCAATCTTTTCCTTAAGCTGTTCTTTAATCTCTTTTGAAATGATGCTCTGAAATCTCGCTACAAGATCCGGGAAAGGATGAGGTCCTACCACACTTCCGATGACATAATGAGTAGTCAGAGGATTGTTGATCCAGTCTCTTAATGCTTCATTCACGGCATCCTTAAGGGTTTTGGATCCTGAAGTGGCTGGTACAACTTCTGCACCCAGCATTTTCATTCTTGCAACATTCGGGGCTTGTCTCTGGATATCAATTTCTCCCATATATACGATGCATTCCAAACCAAGCAAAGCACACGCTGTAGCGGTGGCAACACCATGCTGTCCGGCTCCGGTTTCGGCAATAATTCTGGTTTTTCCAAGGCGTTTTGCCAATAGGACCTGTCCCAGAGCATTATTGATCTTATGAGCTCCGGTATGGTTGAGGTCTTCACGTTTTAAATAAATCTGAGCCAGATATTTCTGACTTAGGTTTTTAGCAAAATATAACGGTGTGGCACGGCCTACATAATTTTTCAGCAAATCCTGATACTCAGCCTGAAAATCTTCAGATTCTATTATTTCAAGATAGTTTTTTTGTAATTCTTCTACATTAGGATAGAGCATTTCGGGGATAAAAGCTCCTCCAAACTCTCCATAATATCCGTTTTCATCGGGGTTTTTATAATTCATTTTTTTATTCTTTAGTAATTAAATAAGCATTATTCTGCGAGCTTAGCTGATTGAGCAATTCTTTTGTTTCCTGCGAAGCATTAAAAATCAAAATATCATCATCTTCAGAATTTACCCATTCCGAGCCGATACTTTCTTTGATCATTTTGGCTTTGTCGTGAAGAATTTCGACCGTACATTTTTCATAGAAAGGGCGGAGATCCGAATGGCAAAATCCAATAGTATCTTTATTTCTCCGGATTGCATTTTCTTTGAAATTATGGATCAAAGCAGCTCCATAACCCTTCTTTTTATGGGTGGAAACAAGTCCTACAGCTTCTGCAAAAGAGTAGTTAGTTTCTGCAATTTTTAACGTAAAATCAAAATTTACGCGAATCAATGCCAATATATTTTCATCTGTATCCAGCATAAAATGAAATTCTGAATCTTTGAAAAAATTCCGGAAATAGGCAGACTTCATGGTATTCCAGGCAGAGATATCCCAAAGCTGCAAGATATGTTCTATCTCTTTTTCCGTTAAATCCTTAGTTTCTTTTATCTGATATTTCATGGGTTTAAACTATTAATAAATGTAAGGTGATAATCGTGTTGCTGTTTGGTAATCAGTTTTTTATAATGTAATAATTCTATTTTATGCATTAAATCAATTAAAGTTGCTTTATCTATTTTGGATTGGTACATGGTAATTGCAATTTCCAGGTTGTCAATCAGATAATAAGAATCAGAGTCTTCGTACAGCAGGAATATTTTAGCATAAATCAATCCTAAGTCATATTTGATAACTGATCTTACATGGTTTTCCAGAAACTTATCGGAAATAACAACAAGATAGTAGCTGTTCCATAGACTGATTCTTTCAAAAAAATACTGGATATCACTTTCCTGAAAATCTTTAATAATATCAATGAACTCAGACAATAGCCCGCCAACTTCCCAATGCTCTATATTGCCATCATTCTGGGCAACAAAATGGTACAGGGACTGTATTTTTTCATTCCCGAATTTAGGGGGAAATAAGGTTTTATAAAATGTCTTTTTTAGCAAATGTATGTTCATCATTGTGTTTTTTTAGTTGTGGTATCTTTTACTGATATAGGCTTTTAAACCTTTTTATGCGGTTAACATTCTTATTTCCGGGTTCTGTTTCAAATTTTGAATTGATATCTAAAACAAAAGGCTGCTGCTGCAAAACTTTGATATTCCCGATGTTTTCTTCTGAAATACCACCACTTAAAAAGTAGGGCAGAGGAATCTTAAATTCATTCAGAATATTCCAGTCAAACTGCCTTCCCGTTCCACCGAATGCTTTACTGTCTGTATCAAACAGGTAATAGGTGATAGGCTGTAGGGTGCAGATTGCGAGTGGAAGGCTAAATGCTTGTGTTATTTTATTTTTGGTTTCCGAATCATTATTTCCTATTCTTATTACTTTAATAATCCCAACTTCAGGATCCAGTTTTTGTCTTAATTCAATAATGAAACTATCACTTTCATCGCCATGAAGCTGGACAAAATTTAATCCTGCTTTTTGAACAATCCGTAGAATAATGTCTGTTTCTTCATTTACGAAAACTCCTGTTTTCCCCTGATGATCTATAGCTGAGATCTCTTCCAGGCTCAGATGATTCAAAACATATCTCGGTGATTTTTCATAGAAGATAAACCCAAGGAAATCTACATTCATAGCCATCAGCTCTTGAATCTGGTTTAATTTCGTTAGACCGCATACTTTGAGTTTAGGAGTACTGGAGGGTTGCAGGTTCATAATCAGGTATTATTTATAGATTAAATTTCTACTGAGAAATTTTCAAATGCTTTAGCCGGATTCGTATTTTTCATGAAATATTCTCCCATCAGAAAACCATCAAATCCTTTTTCTTTTAAAAATTGAAAATCTTCAAGGTTGTAAATACCACTTTCCGCGACTGATAGAACTTCTTTTGGAAGCAGGTTTTTCAACTGGACAGAGTGCTGCAGATCCACTTTGAAATCCTTAAGGTTTCTGTTGTTGATCCCTACAAGATCCACTTTTGAATTACAATGTTTCAGCTCATCTTCCGTATGGATTTCCAGTAAAACTTCCATCTTCAGTTCATGGGCAAGTGCTGTAAATTCTTCTACCTGGACAGGTGAAAGGCAGGACGCTATCAGTAAAATGACATCAGCCCCAATACTTTTGGCTTCATAGAACTGGTATTCATCAATCATGAAATCTTTTCGCAGGATCGGAATTTTAATATCATTTCTTACGCTTATAATATCATTTAAATTTCCTCCAAAAAAATCGTGATCAGTCAGGATAGAAATTCCGCTGGCTCCAAAACTTTCGTAAGCAGAGACCACATCTAAGGGTTGAACATTATTGTTGATAATCCCTTTGGAAGGAGACTGTCTTTTAAATTCAGCAATGATTCCATTTTTATTTTTGATGGATTCTTTCAGTGAATAGGTTTTTCGTCCAAAAAAATCAGTGTCTTTTAATTTGTTGACAGAAATGCTTGATTTTGCGACCGCAATTTCTTCTTTTTTTCGTTCAATAATTTTATCCAGTATAGTCATTTTTTGTGTTTAAAATTTAGTCAATGGTGAATTTTGCTTCGCAAGTGAATGATGAATTTTAATTAATCAAAAGGTTAAAACTGTTTAACGCTTTTCCCCCCTGAAGACTTTCCTGAGCTAAAAGAAGACAGTTGTCATACGTTCCAAATTGGTGAGTGTTGTAAAGAGCTACTGAAGCATTAGCTAAAATCACAGAATTTTGCTGTTCTGTACCTTTTCCTTCCAGAATATTCATAAATATTTTTGCTGTTTCCTGAATAGAACTTCCAGCCTTAATATCTTCCAGCGTTACCGGATTGAAGCCTAAATCTTCTGCAGAATAGATTTCTTCCCCATTTTTTGTAATGATTTTACTGTCGTCGGTAAGACTTATTTCATCATATCCGTCAAGGCCATGTACCAGGATAAACTCACGCTCTTCTTTTTGCAGGAGATACTGGTAAATTCTTGCAATTTCCAGGTTGTATACTCCAATCATTGAATACTTTGGTTTTGCAGGATTAACCAATGGCCCCAAAAGATTAAAAAATGTTCTTAATCCCAAAGACTTTCTCAATAATCCAACCGATTGCAGTGCAGGATGAAAATAAGGAGCATGTAAAAAGCAGATATTCGCTCTTTCAAGATCTTCATTCAATTGTTCTGAATTGTTTTTGAACTGATATCCCAGTTCTTCCAGCACATTAGATGAACCGGTAGTAGTGGAAGCTCCATAATTTCCATGTTTGGTTACCTTCTGTCCGGCTCCGGCCACCACAAAGCTGGCTAATGTTGATATATTGATGGTATCTTTTCCGTCACCTCCCGTTCCCACAATGTCAATGGCATTACTTGCATCTATGTCTGCAGGAACAGCCATCTGAAGCAGAGCTTCTCTGAAGCCTTCCACTTCCTTCAGGGTAATATTTCTCATCAGAAAAACACTGATAAAGGCTGTAACCTCTGCAGTATTGAACTTATTCTGTGCAATCTCAATCATGGTAGCTTTAGCTTCTGATTTTGAAAGCGTATTATGATTGAACAGGTATTGCAGTATTTCTTTCATTTGTGGTGTTTTTATTGTTGTTGAAGGGATTTCTAAGGTTTTCATGACAATAGAAAGTTTTTAATGATTACTTCTCCTTCAGGTGTTAAAATACTTTCAGGGTGAAACTGTACTCCGTGTACATCATAGGTTTTGTGCTGTAAAGCCATGATCATTCCGTCTTTGTCTACAGCTGTGATTTCCAGCTCTTCCGGGAAACCTTCGGGATTTACTGCCCAGCTGTGGTATCTGCCCACTTCCAGTCCTGAGCTTAGATCTTTGAATAGTTTCGTATTTTCTTTTACCAGTTCAGTAGTTGTTGCTACTCCGTGGAAGATTTCAGTCAGGTTGATAAGATTTCCTCCAAAAGCTTCAGCTATAGCTTGTTGTCCGAGACATACTCCGAGAATACTTTTCGTAGGGGCATATTCTTTAATAAGGTCTAATAAAATACCTGCTTCTTCAGGAATTCCGGGCCCTGGAGAGAGGATGATCTTGTCATACTTTCCAATCTCTTCCAGGGTAATTTCATCATTTCTTACTACATCCACTCTTTGATTCAGAATTCTTTCAATAATCTGGACGAGGTTATAAGTGAAACTGTCATAGTTGTCAAAAACGAGAACTTTAAGCGGTAGTTGCTGAGTGTTTATATCGTTGTTCATTTCTTTTTTTGTTAGGTTGTTGCTGGTTGTTTTTTTGCTAGTTGCTAGGGATTATTTTATTTTTCAACTATTTTTTCTGCTTTTTCAACTGCTTTTTTAAGGGCATTCAGCTTGTTATTGACTTCCTGCAGTTCATTTTCCGGAACTGATTTTGCCACAATACCCGCACCAGCCTGATAAAATAATGTATTGTTTTTGCTTAAGAATGTTCTGATCATAATGGCTTGATTACAGGTTCCATTCAATCCGATAATTCCTATACAACCGCCATAATATCCGCGGGAATCTTTTTCATATTGGTTAATCAGCTGAAGAGCTCTATGTTTTGGAGCACCACTCAATGTTCCCTGAGGGAAAGTAGCGGAAACCATTTCAAGAGGATTAATATTATCTTCAACATCCGCTGTCACTTCACTTACCATATGGATAACGTGAGAGAACAGCTGGATTTCTTTAAGTTTGGTAACCGTTACATTTTTTCCGAGCTTTCCAAGATCATTTCTTGCAAGATCAACCAGCATGGTATGCTCTGCATTCTCTTTTGGATCAGCTTTTAAAACTTCAATAGCTTCAAGGTCAGCTTCAAAGTTCCCTGTTCTTTTGGAAGTTCCGGCAATCGGATGGATGATTGCTTTATTGTCTTTTATAATTAATTGACTTTCAGGGCTTGATCCGAATAATTTGTAATTTCCGTAATCAAAATAGAATAGATAAGGAGAAGGGTTGATATTTCTTAAAGCACGATATACATTGAATTCATCACCTTTGAATTTCTGTTCAAATCTTCTGCTTAGAACCAGCTGGAAAACATCTCCGCGCATGCAGTGCTTTTGGGCTGTTTTTACCAGTTCAATATAGTCTTCATCAGTAATATTGGACGTTTCCTTGCTTGTTTTTTCAAAAGGGTATACCGGAGTATTCTGGTTTTTAATAAGATTTTCCAACAGATGAAACTCAGATTTTATCCCGTCAATAGAGTTTTCAATAATATACATTTCATCGTTGAAATGGTTGATTGCGATCACATATTGGTATAATCTGTATCTCAGAATAGGGATTTCAACTTCCTTGCTTTGCGCTTTAAGATTGATATTTTCGAAAAACTGTACCGCTTCAAAGCTTGTGTAGCCAAAAAGGCTCTGAGCTGTTTGTTCTATTGGATCGTTGGTTTCTTCACATTTAAAAATTTTCCTGAATTCTTCAAATATATCCGTGATATTACGTTCCATCATCAATTGCTTTACGGGAGCAGAAGCAGGAAGCTTGATTTCATATTCATTGAGGTTTTTCACTTCAATTCCCGCGATGGCATTCACCGCAATGAAGGAAAAGTTATTATCAATACTTTTTGAATCCGAGCTTTCCAAAAGAATGGTATCACGGAATTTATCCCTGATCTTAAGGTAAATATTCATGGGAGTATGAAGGTCTCCCAATGTTTTTTTCGAAACAGTTTTTATTTTAATTGTGTCAGTAAACATTTTTGTTTTTTTATTTGTAAGGTTAGGGAACAAAAAAAGGCTTCAACGGTATCCGTCAAAGCCTATATATTGTTTTTTGATTATTTCTGTTGTATGATTAGCAACATGACAATACCTTCAGACCCGACGAAGAGTTTGAAAGCCACCACCAAATATTGTTGCTCATTTTAAACATGGGACAAATTTAGAATTTTTTTTTAATACAAAAACTAAAAAATATTAAAAATTTTTAAAAAAAATATCCGAATCTCCTATTTAAGCTGCTTAAGCTCAAGTTGCAATTCTTTGATTTTCTCTTTATAAGTTTCATCATCATAATATTTTAGATATTCTTCCATAGCAGAAATATATTCCTCAATAAAATCCTTATTCGTTTTATCTGCCTCATACTTTGTTTTTGCAGAATTGACGGGGGCTAGCTTTTCGTATTGTAATAAAATTTTTCCTTCTCTGGACTGATCATAAAGGATGACTATATTCTTTTCATATCCGGGAATGTATTTTACAGGAATATCCTTATCATCGGGTATCCTGATTGAATTGCTGATAGGATAGATCGTTGCAGAAGTGGTGGAGAAAAAAGTAGTAGTGTATTTCCCGTCCTGTTTCTTTACAATAGCCTCATAATCGTGGATATACATGTCGTTCAGGGTAGAATTGGTTTCTACATCAGACGTGATAATAGCGGTACTTTCCACTCCGTATTTATTTAAAAACCATGCATTTAAAAACTGCCCTCCAAACCCATTTAATATAGCCAGAGGAATAATCGGAATCAGAAACCACGCTTTTTTAGTCAGATAGGAAAGTAGTCCAAAGAACACAAACAGCAGGACCACCGTGTAAAAACCATGATGGCTGGTGAAAAACAGAATTTTTGAAATTAAAACCATAACCGGATTATCTTTTAATATAAAATCTGATTAAACTTATCAAAAAAATATAAAAGTAACAATGTTTATTTACATGTTCAAGAATAAGATAAATAGATAAGCTGATTTACATTAAATTCAACGCCATACCCGCAAAGATTTTAACTCAGTGATCTTGCGGGCAGAACGTTAAGTATATCATTTAATGTACCGGTTCCGAAAGAGGAATATCAGGAGTTCCGCTGTAGAAAACAATCAGGGTTGCTCCTTTATCTCCGGTTTTTCCTCTGTGAGCAATGTTGACCATTTCAGGAAGAGCCTGGCCTTTTCTTACCCACTGTGTTTTGCCATCTTCTTTTCTTTCGATCTGGATTTCTCCTTTTTCTACATAAGCTGCATTTATGACGGGATGTTTATGCCAGTCCAGAGCTTTGTTGGGAGGAACAGCGATTTTCAGAACCGATATTTCTGGCTGTGTTGTGGGATAAGC
The window above is part of the Chryseobacterium sp. MA9 genome. Proteins encoded here:
- the trpD gene encoding anthranilate phosphoribosyltransferase, which encodes MKEILQYLFNHNTLSKSEAKATMIEIAQNKFNTAEVTAFISVFLMRNITLKEVEGFREALLQMAVPADIDASNAIDIVGTGGDGKDTINISTLASFVVAGAGQKVTKHGNYGASTTTGSSNVLEELGYQFKNNSEQLNEDLERANICFLHAPYFHPALQSVGLLRKSLGLRTFFNLLGPLVNPAKPKYSMIGVYNLEIARIYQYLLQKEEREFILVHGLDGYDEISLTDDSKIITKNGEEIYSAEDLGFNPVTLEDIKAGSSIQETAKIFMNILEGKGTEQQNSVILANASVALYNTHQFGTYDNCLLLAQESLQGGKALNSFNLLIN
- the trpC gene encoding indole-3-glycerol phosphate synthase TrpC, whose translation is MTILDKIIERKKEEIAVAKSSISVNKLKDTDFFGRKTYSLKESIKNKNGIIAEFKRQSPSKGIINNNVQPLDVVSAYESFGASGISILTDHDFFGGNLNDIISVRNDIKIPILRKDFMIDEYQFYEAKSIGADVILLIASCLSPVQVEEFTALAHELKMEVLLEIHTEDELKHCNSKVDLVGINNRNLKDFKVDLQHSVQLKNLLPKEVLSVAESGIYNLEDFQFLKEKGFDGFLMGEYFMKNTNPAKAFENFSVEI
- a CDS encoding GNAT family N-acetyltransferase, with product MKYQIKETKDLTEKEIEHILQLWDISAWNTMKSAYFRNFFKDSEFHFMLDTDENILALIRVNFDFTLKIAETNYSFAEAVGLVSTHKKKGYGAALIHNFKENAIRRNKDTIGFCHSDLRPFYEKCTVEILHDKAKMIKESIGSEWVNSEDDDILIFNASQETKELLNQLSSQNNAYLITKE
- a CDS encoding phosphoribosylanthranilate isomerase; translated protein: MNLQPSSTPKLKVCGLTKLNQIQELMAMNVDFLGFIFYEKSPRYVLNHLSLEEISAIDHQGKTGVFVNEETDIILRIVQKAGLNFVQLHGDESDSFIIELRQKLDPEVGIIKVIRIGNNDSETKNKITQAFSLPLAICTLQPITYYLFDTDSKAFGGTGRQFDWNILNEFKIPLPYFLSGGISEENIGNIKVLQQQPFVLDINSKFETEPGNKNVNRIKRFKSLYQ
- a CDS encoding cupin domain-containing protein codes for the protein MTKKNLMGTAFFAVVSSLLFSCDNSSNEPQSEYSDKIESVTLLKTTKSWDGTVYPAYPTTQPEISVLKIAVPPNKALDWHKHPVINAAYVEKGEIQIERKEDGKTQWVRKGQALPEMVNIAHRGKTGDKGATLIVFYSGTPDIPLSEPVH
- the trpB gene encoding tryptophan synthase subunit beta → MNYKNPDENGYYGEFGGAFIPEMLYPNVEELQKNYLEIIESEDFQAEYQDLLKNYVGRATPLYFAKNLSQKYLAQIYLKREDLNHTGAHKINNALGQVLLAKRLGKTRIIAETGAGQHGVATATACALLGLECIVYMGEIDIQRQAPNVARMKMLGAEVVPATSGSKTLKDAVNEALRDWINNPLTTHYVIGSVVGPHPFPDLVARFQSIISKEIKEQLKEKIGRENPDYVIACVGGGSNAAGTFYHFVEEKEVKIIAAEAGGLGIDSGKSAATTFLGTLGVLHGSKSLVMQTEDGQVIEPHSISAGLDYPGIGPFHAHLFKEQRAEFFSINDDEALKCAFELTKLEGIIPALESSHALAVLDKKKFGENDVIVICLSGRGDKDMETYLKNL
- a CDS encoding aminodeoxychorismate/anthranilate synthase component II, whose product is MNNDINTQQLPLKVLVFDNYDSFTYNLVQIIERILNQRVDVVRNDEITLEEIGKYDKIILSPGPGIPEEAGILLDLIKEYAPTKSILGVCLGQQAIAEAFGGNLINLTEIFHGVATTTELVKENTKLFKDLSSGLEVGRYHSWAVNPEGFPEELEITAVDKDGMIMALQHKTYDVHGVQFHPESILTPEGEVIIKNFLLS
- a CDS encoding anthranilate synthase component I family protein, which encodes MFTDTIKIKTVSKKTLGDLHTPMNIYLKIRDKFRDTILLESSDSKSIDNNFSFIAVNAIAGIEVKNLNEYEIKLPASAPVKQLMMERNITDIFEEFRKIFKCEETNDPIEQTAQSLFGYTSFEAVQFFENINLKAQSKEVEIPILRYRLYQYVIAINHFNDEMYIIENSIDGIKSEFHLLENLIKNQNTPVYPFEKTSKETSNITDEDYIELVKTAQKHCMRGDVFQLVLSRRFEQKFKGDEFNVYRALRNINPSPYLFYFDYGNYKLFGSSPESQLIIKDNKAIIHPIAGTSKRTGNFEADLEAIEVLKADPKENAEHTMLVDLARNDLGKLGKNVTVTKLKEIQLFSHVIHMVSEVTADVEDNINPLEMVSATFPQGTLSGAPKHRALQLINQYEKDSRGYYGGCIGIIGLNGTCNQAIMIRTFLSKNNTLFYQAGAGIVAKSVPENELQEVNNKLNALKKAVEKAEKIVEK